In Solobacterium moorei, a single genomic region encodes these proteins:
- the groL gene encoding chaperonin GroEL (60 kDa chaperone family; promotes refolding of misfolded polypeptides especially under stressful conditions; forms two stacked rings of heptamers to form a barrel-shaped 14mer; ends can be capped by GroES; misfolded proteins enter the barrel where they are refolded when GroES binds) gives MAKEIKYSKDARQLMLDGVNKLADAVKVTLGPKGRNVVLEKSFGSPVITNDGVTIAKEVELEDKFENMGAKLVYEAANNTNELAGDGTTTATILTQSMITAGLKAVEKGANPVLMREGIEKAAHVVADALLKNSHQVTTNDDVKNIATISSGSEEIGKIIAEAMVRVGNDGVINVDESRSFETILEMTEGMQYDKGYVSPYMVSDRDKMEVSMDSPYILVTDQKINTIQEILPVLEEVVKINKPLLLIADDYDNEVMSTLIINKLRGTFNVVATKAPGFGDDAKNQLADIAVLTGANFYAKDLNMNLADMTMNDLGSAKKVVVSKDKTTIIDGAGDSATVAKRASEIKATIENAKSDYDKKRLAERLGKLTNGVALIKVGATTETELKEKKLRIEDALNATKAAVEEGVVTGGGLALVQAYKDVRTALKSDVVDVQRGINVVLDALKMPIMQIAENAGFDGNEIYEQQLSAKENYGFNAKTGEWVDMYEAGIIDPTKVTRSALLNAASISGLFITTEAAIAKLPEKDVPVPPAMGQY, from the coding sequence ATGGCAAAAGAAATTAAGTATAGTAAAGATGCACGCCAGCTTATGTTGGATGGTGTGAATAAATTAGCAGATGCAGTTAAGGTAACTTTAGGCCCAAAGGGCAGAAATGTTGTGTTGGAGAAATCATTTGGCTCTCCAGTTATCACAAATGATGGTGTAACCATTGCTAAGGAAGTAGAACTTGAAGATAAGTTTGAAAACATGGGTGCTAAGCTAGTATATGAAGCAGCAAATAATACAAATGAATTAGCAGGTGATGGTACAACAACTGCTACTATTTTGACCCAATCAATGATTACAGCCGGTCTTAAAGCAGTTGAAAAGGGTGCTAACCCTGTACTCATGCGTGAGGGAATTGAAAAGGCAGCACATGTTGTAGCAGATGCTTTATTAAAGAACTCTCACCAAGTCACAACCAACGATGATGTAAAGAATATCGCTACTATTTCATCAGGTTCTGAAGAGATTGGTAAGATTATTGCAGAAGCGATGGTAAGGGTTGGTAATGATGGTGTTATCAACGTGGATGAATCACGCTCCTTCGAGACGATCTTAGAGATGACAGAAGGTATGCAGTATGACAAGGGATATGTTTCCCCATATATGGTAAGCGACCGTGACAAGATGGAAGTGTCAATGGATAGTCCGTATATCTTGGTAACGGATCAAAAGATTAATACAATCCAAGAAATCCTACCAGTCTTAGAAGAAGTTGTTAAAATCAATAAACCGTTACTTCTTATTGCAGATGACTACGATAATGAAGTGATGAGTACATTAATCATCAATAAGTTACGTGGTACATTCAATGTCGTAGCGACAAAGGCTCCAGGCTTTGGCGATGACGCAAAGAATCAATTAGCAGATATCGCAGTCCTAACAGGCGCAAACTTCTATGCGAAGGACTTGAATATGAACTTGGCAGATATGACAATGAATGATTTAGGCTCTGCTAAGAAAGTAGTAGTAAGCAAAGATAAGACAACAATTATTGATGGTGCAGGAGATAGTGCTACAGTTGCAAAACGTGCTTCTGAAATTAAAGCAACTATCGAAAATGCAAAGTCTGACTATGACAAGAAGAGACTGGCAGAAAGATTAGGAAAACTCACAAATGGTGTTGCCTTGATTAAGGTTGGTGCAACAACAGAAACAGAACTCAAGGAAAAGAAGCTACGTATCGAAGATGCACTTAACGCAACAAAGGCTGCCGTTGAAGAAGGTGTTGTCACTGGTGGTGGACTTGCCTTAGTACAAGCGTATAAAGATGTACGTACTGCATTAAAGTCAGATGTTGTGGATGTACAACGCGGTATTAATGTTGTATTAGATGCACTCAAGATGCCAATCATGCAGATAGCTGAAAATGCAGGCTTTGATGGTAATGAGATCTATGAACAACAGTTATCCGCAAAAGAAAACTACGGTTTCAATGCGAAGACTGGTGAATGGGTTGATATGTATGAAGCAGGGATCATTGATCCTACTAAGGTAACTCGCTCCGCATTATTAAACGCAGCAAGTATCTCGGGCTTATTTATCACAACAGAAGCTGCAATTGCAAAGCTTCCTGAAAAGGATGTACCAGTACCTCCAGCAATGGGTCAATATTAA
- a CDS encoding haloacid dehalogenase-like hydrolase yields the protein MNVYDWDDTIYRGDSTVGFVKYLWLHRPKTLINLPRTIWFGLLYVLHIVPKLTFKSNLYRMFRYVDDMEKVVEDYTSSHLDHVKNWYKEAQKEDDVVISASPEFLIQAFCKKVGIKTCMASVVDMHTGEYNGLNCHGEEKVRRYREVFNDTKIENFYSDSYSDTPLARIAENAYLVKGDNLLPWDKK from the coding sequence ATGAACGTTTACGATTGGGATGATACAATCTACCGTGGTGATTCTACAGTAGGTTTTGTGAAATATCTTTGGCTACATCGCCCTAAAACTTTAATCAATTTACCACGTACAATTTGGTTTGGACTTTTATATGTGCTACACATTGTACCGAAGCTTACTTTTAAATCAAATCTATATCGCATGTTTCGCTATGTAGATGATATGGAAAAAGTAGTCGAAGACTATACAAGCAGTCATCTGGATCATGTAAAGAATTGGTATAAAGAAGCACAGAAGGAAGATGATGTAGTTATTTCTGCTTCTCCAGAATTTTTAATTCAAGCCTTCTGTAAGAAGGTTGGCATCAAAACATGCATGGCAAGTGTCGTTGATATGCATACAGGTGAATACAATGGACTAAACTGCCATGGGGAAGAGAAGGTACGTCGCTATCGTGAAGTATTTAACGATACAAAGATTGAAAACTTCTATTCCGATTCTTACTCTGATACACCACTTGCAAGAATCGCTGAGAATGCATATCTTGTAAAGGGAGATAACTTACTTCCTTGGGATAAGAAATAA
- a CDS encoding IS30 family transposase encodes MVASGYKHLSLEERKSIEVLLNHSDIKLKQIALSINHSQKCVREEIRAHRVVRVHSNKTNKCGRQDSCKKHRLCTYCISGDCKSCKHKDCNELCDDFVSYPVCERIERFPYVCSGCPDIHKCHLPKYFYIARIAQDKYTQDKLEWRSGPRKSEAEMKSIVEAFQNNIPKKQSIDTIIHTNDLNISASTAYRYIREHQIPGISNIDLKRQVRYTQRSSSRHHPISIDYDFLEGRKYENFLAALETAGPDVNVWEMDTIIGKKGSDEKCVLSLLHRRSNLQLYFLLRHKNMFEVTYLFDTIKSFLGIDLFKDTFTIILTDNGTEFHDPLSLETDPETGEKLISIYFARPRRSDDKGKCEKNHEHFREKIPKGCSMNSLTKYDINFVSNQVNNYVRRKLNYQSPYSIAKLVLNEKVLELNRLHPISPKAVDLTPILH; translated from the coding sequence ATGGTTGCCAGCGGTTATAAACATCTATCTTTAGAAGAACGTAAATCTATAGAAGTTCTATTGAATCATTCCGACATCAAACTCAAACAGATAGCACTCTCTATCAATCATTCACAGAAATGCGTACGTGAAGAAATCAGAGCACACAGGGTCGTACGTGTCCACTCGAATAAGACGAACAAATGTGGACGGCAAGATTCTTGTAAGAAACATCGCTTATGCACATATTGCATAAGCGGTGATTGTAAGTCTTGTAAGCATAAGGACTGCAACGAGCTATGTGATGACTTCGTCTCATATCCCGTTTGCGAGAGAATAGAGCGATTCCCTTATGTCTGTTCAGGTTGTCCTGACATACATAAATGTCATCTTCCCAAGTACTTCTACATCGCACGAATAGCACAGGATAAATATACGCAAGACAAATTAGAATGGAGGTCCGGACCTCGCAAGAGCGAAGCAGAAATGAAATCTATCGTGGAGGCATTTCAAAATAATATTCCTAAAAAGCAATCCATCGATACGATTATCCATACTAACGACCTGAATATATCCGCCTCTACTGCATATAGATACATTCGTGAGCACCAGATTCCCGGGATTTCAAACATCGACCTAAAACGTCAGGTACGCTACACGCAACGCAGTTCTTCAAGGCATCATCCTATATCGATTGACTACGATTTCCTCGAAGGACGCAAATACGAGAACTTCCTAGCAGCCCTAGAAACAGCAGGACCGGATGTAAACGTATGGGAAATGGATACGATCATCGGGAAGAAAGGGAGCGATGAGAAGTGTGTACTGAGCCTGTTACACAGACGTTCCAATCTTCAATTATATTTTCTCTTACGACACAAGAATATGTTTGAGGTAACGTATCTATTTGATACTATCAAAAGTTTCTTAGGCATCGACTTATTCAAAGATACGTTCACTATCATACTCACCGATAATGGCACTGAGTTCCATGATCCACTATCGCTTGAGACAGACCCTGAAACGGGAGAAAAACTCATCAGTATCTATTTCGCAAGGCCTAGACGTTCTGATGACAAAGGCAAATGTGAAAAGAACCACGAGCACTTCAGAGAGAAGATTCCAAAAGGATGCAGTATGAACAGCCTTACAAAATACGACATCAATTTCGTATCAAATCAGGTAAATAATTATGTACGCAGGAAGTTAAATTACCAATCACCCTACAGCATTGCCAAACTAGTACTAAACGAAAAGGTGTTAGAACTAAACCGCCTTCATCCCATTTCACCCAAGGCAGTTGATCTAACACCTATCCTCCATTAG
- the pta gene encoding phosphate acetyltransferase — MSFIDGIKERAKQDIKTIVLPESEDERTLRAAAKILEEKTANLILIGEEATIKADAEKYGVNIDGATIINPETSDKLEEYVSTLYELRKAKGMTPEAAREALLKDRTTFGVMVLKTGGADGLVSGACHSTANTLRPALQILRTAPGAKLVSGFFIMDVPNCEFGYNGTFAFADCGLNQDPDSESLAAIANDTANTFRTLVGAEPKVAFLSHSTKGSAKHPLVDKVVNAVEIAHQQYPDLVCDGELQLDAAIVPSVAASKAPGSPVAGQANVLIFPNLDGGNIGYKLVQRLAKAEAYGPMLQGIAKPVNDLSRGCSWEDIVGVVALTAVQAQNSK; from the coding sequence ATGTCATTTATTGACGGAATCAAAGAAAGAGCTAAACAAGATATAAAAACAATTGTATTACCAGAATCAGAAGATGAAAGAACACTTCGTGCAGCTGCTAAGATCTTAGAAGAAAAGACAGCAAATCTCATCTTAATTGGTGAAGAAGCAACGATCAAAGCAGATGCAGAGAAATATGGCGTTAACATTGATGGTGCAACTATCATTAATCCAGAAACTTCCGATAAATTAGAAGAATACGTAAGCACATTATATGAATTACGTAAGGCTAAGGGCATGACTCCTGAAGCTGCTCGTGAAGCATTATTAAAAGACCGCACAACGTTCGGTGTCATGGTATTAAAGACAGGAGGTGCTGATGGTCTTGTATCAGGTGCTTGCCACTCTACAGCCAATACATTACGCCCAGCATTACAGATTTTACGTACAGCACCAGGTGCAAAGTTAGTTTCAGGCTTCTTCATTATGGATGTTCCAAATTGTGAATTTGGTTATAACGGAACATTCGCATTCGCAGACTGTGGTCTAAACCAAGATCCAGACAGTGAAAGCTTAGCAGCTATCGCTAACGATACAGCAAATACATTCAGAACTCTTGTAGGTGCTGAACCAAAGGTTGCTTTCCTATCTCACTCTACAAAGGGAAGTGCAAAGCATCCATTAGTAGATAAGGTTGTAAATGCGGTTGAAATCGCTCACCAACAATATCCAGATTTAGTATGTGATGGTGAATTACAGTTAGATGCAGCTATCGTTCCAAGCGTTGCAGCAAGCAAGGCTCCAGGTTCCCCTGTTGCAGGTCAAGCAAACGTATTAATTTTCCCTAACCTTGATGGCGGTAATATTGGTTACAAGTTAGTACAGCGTTTGGCAAAGGCTGAAGCATATGGACCAATGTTACAAGGTATTGCAAAGCCAGTTAACGATCTATCCCGTGGATGTTCTTGGGAAGACATCGTTGGTGTAGTAGCCTTAACAGCTGTACAAGCGCAAAACAGTAAGTAA
- a CDS encoding co-chaperone GroES yields MLKPLRDYVVLEKAKEEEKTKSGIILTEQPKEEPGKGIVVAVGPGKTENGAVIPVELKVGQKVVYKKYSGTEIKENQKEYLLIEAENILAIVE; encoded by the coding sequence ATGTTGAAACCATTACGTGATTATGTAGTCTTAGAAAAAGCAAAAGAAGAAGAAAAAACAAAGAGCGGTATTATTTTGACAGAACAACCAAAAGAAGAACCAGGAAAGGGAATCGTTGTTGCTGTAGGTCCAGGTAAGACAGAAAATGGTGCAGTCATTCCAGTGGAATTAAAGGTTGGACAAAAGGTTGTATATAAGAAATATTCCGGCACAGAAATCAAAGAAAATCAGAAAGAATATTTGTTGATTGAAGCAGAGAATATTCTTGCAATAGTTGAATAA